The Desulforegulaceae bacterium genome segment AAAAATTCTTTTATAATATCCACAATTAAATTCATAACCCACCTATGTATTATCATTTGAACACTTATTCATATATAAACAAAAAAAAAGACAACTTCAATAAAAAATATGCTTTTTTTAATGATTCTTAATTTAAAAACTTAATTTTGAATTTAAATATTTTAAAAATTACCGCATACAAGAAATATTTACTTCAAGGTTTCTTTTTACTGAGATGATGTAAGCAAATGATGCAGATACAATATCTTACCTCAAAACCTTTACAATAAAAAAGCTTTGAAGATGCTACATCATATATATGGAGAGGATTAGTTGATATTAGAATTAAACTCTAAATCTCATGTCACAATGAATAAAAAGACTATTTTAGGTACGATGCTAAATAAAACAAATTATTCCTGAACATGTTCAAGACCGGTTTTAATAAGAAAACTAACATGGTCATCATCAAGACTATAAATGACATTTTTACCATTTCGCCTGAATTTAACTATTTTTGCAGCTCTTAAGACTCTCAGCTGATGAGAAACAGCAGAAGAGCCCATTTCCATAATTTCTGCTATATCGCATACACAAAGTTCTGAATTTGATAATGCATCAAGAATTTTTATTCTTGTGGGATCTCCCAATACTTTAAAAAGCTCAGCAAGTGAAAAAAGATCTTCAGTGTCTTTTAGTTTTGATTTGACTTTTTCTATAATTTGGGGATTTGAACACAAACTGAGACACGCATCATTAATCATTTTTTCTCCGGATGTTAAGTCAGTCAAACAATAAACTCCCTGAAATTAAGATGGATAGCTGCTGAACAAAAAATTTTAGTTTTTAATCAAAAAACAAAGTAACTATTCAGCTAAAAAACTAAAAAAAATCCAGTTTGCTGAAAAAAACGGATGCTGCATTTTTTCTGAACCGATTTCAGGAAATAGTTTTTTATCTCCTGTCTCGGAGCTTAAGCGAGAATGAGGCTAAAAAAGAATGCAGTATTCGTCCCAATTTTAACTGAATAATTATTAAACAAATAACAGTCTCATTTAGACTAACAATAAATATCATCAGTACATTTTAAAGTCAATCAGGTCAAATCTAAATTGAGGGTTTCATATTTTGAGAGTGATTATCATTTTATGAAATAAAAAATCCCCTCCAAGACTAAAGTTTTGGTGGGGATTCTATTATTTAAGACCTGTCATTACCAGTATTACAAAAACTAAACTAGACTTTAAATCTACCTACAATAGCATTTAGCTGGCCTGACATTTTACTTAAAAGCTCGGAGCTTGTTTTTATCTGGCTTATTCCAGCTGAAATTTCATCTGTTTCATCACTTACCATGGCAATATCCGAAGCAATTTGATTTGATACATGGGCACTCTCATTTATCCGCTTATTAACATCTACTACAGCCTCGGAAGCTTCACTTATATTTCTGGTAATTTCAATTGTTGCAGAAGACTGCTCTTCTACTGCTGCTGCAATTGTTGAAACAATGTCATCCACGTCTCCAATTACCTTTTTAATTTCACTTATATCTTCAACACTTAAATTAACAGAGCTTTGAACCTCTTCAATTTTTTCTCTAATATCAAGGGTTGCTCTTGCTGTTTGAATTGAAAGTTCCTTAATTTCATTTGCAACAACTGCAAATCCTTTTCCTGCTTCCCCTGCTCTTGCCGCTTCTATTGTTGCATTAAGAGACAAAAGATTGGTTTGTTGGGAAATATCTGTGATTACTTCTGTTACCTCACCAATTGACTGGGCAGCTTTGCCAAGTTCTTCCATTCGAGAGGATGCATTTTCAGACTTTTCAACAGCATCACGTGCAATTTCACTTGCCCTTTCAGTACTCTGGGCTATTTCACTTATTGTAGAATTCATTTCTTCTGCAGCTGAAGCGACCATATTTACATTTGTTGATGTCTCCTCCATTGCAGCGGCAACATCATTTGTATTTGCAGTCATTTCTTCTGCTGCGGCTGATACATCCATTCCTTTTGAAGAAACTTTTTTTGCCGCCTCGGTCATTTCCGAAGAAACAGCAGACAATTCAGTTGAGGAATTTGCAACTTCATTGGAATTTTGGCCTATCTCCTTAATCATTTCCTGCATTTTCCCCATAAAAACATTAAACCAATTGCACAACTCTCCTATCTCATCCCTGGTTCTTACTTCAAGACGCATGGTTAAGTCACCTTCACCTTCTGCAATATCTTTAAGCCCCTTAACTGCCTTGTTTACAGGGTTTACAATTGACTTGGAAGCAATTAAAATTAAAAAGATTGCAATTATAGAGGCAATTAAGCCCAAAATTAAAATAGAATTTCTTATCAGCCTGGGAGCTGAAAGGAATTCATCTGAATCCTGGGTAGTTGCAATATACCAATCATTAACTCCAACAGGAGCATATCCTGCAATTTTATCCACTCCGTAAAAAACATATCCATCAGCCCCAGCACTTCCTGAAAGCATTTTTTTTCTAAACTCTTCCATTTCATCAAGCTGGTTCATATTAAGGGTTAATATA includes the following:
- a CDS encoding metalloregulator ArsR/SmtB family transcription factor translates to MINDACLSLCSNPQIIEKVKSKLKDTEDLFSLAELFKVLGDPTRIKILDALSNSELCVCDIAEIMEMGSSAVSHQLRVLRAAKIVKFRRNGKNVIYSLDDDHVSFLIKTGLEHVQE
- a CDS encoding methyl-accepting chemotaxis protein gives rise to the protein MKKKDSLAFKFMVGGLIIVLLPIIILGYFSVNKSTEAITEISKNQAEGIANDLASMTRNAVEAEMIVAKILADKNLVIRTFDSKDKGNTSELDKVLKVLNDNLFLTIRAMGEKYEGIFLADSKGEVFFGVQSSGELYGVYDVSDRGYFKQALNTGEISMGELIRSRVSSEVVGVVAVPVKNDNGKILGALCLTIRVNYFAKLISGRKIGETGYGYMTNKNGLVLSHPVEKHILTLNMNQLDEMEEFRKKMLSGSAGADGYVFYGVDKIAGYAPVGVNDWYIATTQDSDEFLSAPRLIRNSILILGLIASIIAIFLILIASKSIVNPVNKAVKGLKDIAEGEGDLTMRLEVRTRDEIGELCNWFNVFMGKMQEMIKEIGQNSNEVANSSTELSAVSSEMTEAAKKVSSKGMDVSAAAEEMTANTNDVAAAMEETSTNVNMVASAAEEMNSTISEIAQSTERASEIARDAVEKSENASSRMEELGKAAQSIGEVTEVITDISQQTNLLSLNATIEAARAGEAGKGFAVVANEIKELSIQTARATLDIREKIEEVQSSVNLSVEDISEIKKVIGDVDDIVSTIAAAVEEQSSATIEITRNISEASEAVVDVNKRINESAHVSNQIASDIAMVSDETDEISAGISQIKTSSELLSKMSGQLNAIVGRFKV